A window of the Hordeum vulgare subsp. vulgare chromosome 5H, MorexV3_pseudomolecules_assembly, whole genome shotgun sequence genome harbors these coding sequences:
- the LOC123396373 gene encoding uncharacterized protein LOC123396373, with protein sequence MASPEVAGSGTGRHGFGRDDNDGRRGEPPCDGPPPWRWSSFSITATWTRLAAPWTRLDAAWCVCRRRRLLALTRKEMIDWARHVRAEECHRLAHAALRLRHHPWIQ encoded by the exons ATGGCAAGTCCAGAGGTGGCCGGATCTGGCACCG GTCGCCATGGTTTTGGACGGGACGACAACGATGGCAGGAGGGGTGAACCTCCGTGCGACGGGCCGCCTCCATGGAGATGGAGCTCCTTCTCCATCACGGCCACCTGGACTCGCCTCGCCGCTCCATGGACTCGTCTCGATGCCGCTTGGTGTGTGTGCCGCCGTCGTCGCCTGTTGGCCCTCACCAGGAAGGAGATGATAGATTGGGCCAGGCACGTCCGCGCGGAGGAGTGCCACCGGCTAGCGCATGCGGCTCTACGTCTGCGACACCATCCTTGGATACAATAA